One Turneriella parva DSM 21527 genomic region harbors:
- the fliN gene encoding flagellar motor switch protein FliN, producing MGDGSLSQEEIDALLMGTDDMAAPAGKGGGAAVSDGGGLSPTERELLADAFNDAMQVAGSQAGAMVGKNVQITNAQVDEITPAQIAAELPKGGVIAEISMGSTQTALVFPKDIARRIAQTMMGASDEGGEINDAHLSTLSELSQSIVSSIANGLGGKFNESLSPSMPDMKLFASPADAPQFMGGIVKISYNIAVEGMPGSRMTHYIDAGSASRWAKANRSAGAPQAAAFDMDFGGAAGGGGGGMGGGVSVNPINFPSLQQGSGAAQLPPNLELLLDVQMALTVELGRTKKYVKEILSLGEGSIIELDKLAGEPVDLLVNGKLIARGEVVVIDENFGVRVTDIVGPAERMARMAGG from the coding sequence ATGGGTGACGGTTCATTATCACAAGAAGAAATAGATGCCCTCTTGATGGGCACCGATGACATGGCGGCCCCTGCCGGCAAAGGCGGTGGCGCGGCTGTGTCTGACGGTGGTGGGCTGTCGCCAACCGAACGCGAACTTCTGGCTGACGCGTTCAATGACGCAATGCAGGTTGCCGGGTCGCAGGCCGGTGCAATGGTCGGCAAGAATGTGCAGATCACAAACGCACAGGTCGACGAAATCACTCCGGCGCAGATTGCTGCCGAGCTGCCCAAAGGTGGCGTCATCGCCGAAATTTCGATGGGCTCGACACAAACCGCGCTCGTTTTCCCGAAAGATATCGCACGCCGCATAGCGCAGACGATGATGGGCGCATCCGACGAGGGTGGCGAAATTAACGATGCGCACCTTTCGACGCTGTCAGAGCTTTCGCAGAGTATAGTGTCGTCGATCGCAAACGGTCTCGGGGGCAAGTTCAACGAATCCCTGTCACCGTCGATGCCAGACATGAAGCTCTTCGCTTCACCGGCAGATGCACCGCAGTTCATGGGCGGCATCGTCAAGATTTCGTACAACATCGCGGTCGAAGGCATGCCTGGCTCGCGCATGACGCATTACATCGACGCAGGTTCGGCTTCGCGCTGGGCAAAAGCCAACCGTTCGGCCGGCGCGCCGCAGGCTGCTGCTTTTGATATGGATTTTGGCGGCGCGGCCGGCGGCGGCGGTGGCGGCATGGGCGGCGGAGTTTCGGTCAACCCGATCAACTTTCCGAGTTTGCAGCAGGGCAGCGGCGCGGCGCAGTTGCCCCCGAATCTCGAGCTGCTGCTCGACGTTCAGATGGCGCTCACGGTTGAGCTCGGCCGCACAAAAAAGTATGTCAAAGAAATTCTATCACTTGGTGAAGGTTCGATTATCGAACTCGACAAACTCGCCGGTGAGCCCGTCGACCTTCTGGTGAACGGCAAACTCATCGCCCGTGGCGAGGTTGTGGTCATCGACGAAAACTTCGGCGTGCGCGTAACCGACATCGTCGGCCCTGCAGAACGCATGGCGAGAATGGCCGGTGGGTAA
- a CDS encoding alpha/beta hydrolase: MRKLIVTVTLAAGALFYGRAYCKRADLQYSYKPQVTAKTFEDFAERNRNFSRAIGVADYNAEKLTIHNPENNGLAFLYLHGFGATRGEGEMVVEELAESLRANAYYVRLPGHGLNADAHAAATFDQYLNTCEEALLHMPLLGKKTVIIASSTGSLIATYLAHKHPKLIHAAVLTAPLWDFGNKTTRLLNFPGGLELGQLALGKERDARWKEDPEKRQHGDYYKHWLAKQKFSAVVNLNNLRRYIVEPDRIKNLEPAIMVMVYFKDEKHYDDTIDIKVIREWLQVPGKSQKNKLVEIADGNHILLSEFVRTDKKTIIHEISTWLEAMK; this comes from the coding sequence ATGCGCAAGCTTATCGTTACCGTGACTCTGGCGGCAGGGGCACTATTTTATGGCCGCGCCTATTGTAAGCGCGCCGATCTGCAATACAGCTACAAACCACAGGTAACGGCAAAGACGTTTGAAGACTTTGCCGAACGCAACCGTAACTTTTCGCGCGCCATTGGTGTTGCCGATTATAATGCAGAAAAACTGACAATCCACAACCCAGAGAACAATGGTCTGGCATTCTTATACCTGCACGGGTTCGGCGCAACGCGGGGCGAAGGCGAGATGGTCGTCGAAGAGCTCGCCGAAAGCCTGAGAGCGAACGCCTATTATGTGCGTCTGCCCGGCCATGGCCTCAACGCCGACGCGCACGCGGCAGCAACTTTCGACCAGTACCTGAACACCTGTGAAGAAGCGCTGCTGCACATGCCTCTGCTCGGTAAGAAAACCGTGATCATCGCGAGCAGCACCGGCTCGCTGATTGCAACCTATCTCGCGCACAAGCACCCGAAGCTGATTCACGCCGCGGTACTGACCGCCCCCCTGTGGGATTTCGGAAACAAAACAACCCGGCTGCTGAATTTTCCCGGTGGACTCGAACTCGGCCAGCTGGCTCTCGGCAAAGAGCGTGATGCCCGCTGGAAAGAAGACCCCGAAAAGCGCCAGCATGGCGACTATTACAAACATTGGCTCGCGAAACAAAAGTTTTCTGCAGTTGTGAACCTGAACAACCTGCGCCGCTATATTGTCGAACCCGACAGAATCAAGAACCTCGAACCTGCAATCATGGTGATGGTCTATTTTAAAGATGAAAAACACTACGACGACACCATCGACATCAAGGTCATTCGCGAGTGGTTGCAGGTGCCCGGCAAATCGCAAAAGAATAAGCTGGTCGAAATCGCCGATGGCAACCATATTCTGCTGAGCGAATTCGTGCGCACCGACAAGAAGACCATTATCCACGAAATCAGCACTTGGCTTGAAGCCATGAAGTGA
- the polA gene encoding DNA polymerase I, producing MKSKKPKTSLIIIDGHAMAYRAHFAFAGQNLTDAQGNATETVFGFFRMVARLIADRKPTHVALCFDPGREHNPRYELFPDYKANRPPMPDELRRQIDDVQQIAKDLHLPPLIIEGAEADDTIASLIEQHRDEFDHIEIVSGDKDLYNMLYKNVVMLRSKKGVTEFEEVDEAWVKNKIGVTREQIPDYMALVGDTADNVPGVKGVGEKTAAKLIADYKSLDKIYKNIEKVKPDGLRAKLEASRDNAYTSQTLVTLRKDIALPVKPADLVLNLSPDGANLFRKRGFNTVASEWEKILKGGAVAEGKAAPAAEIPVRNFCQNTITVKTVAELEKLLQRLSKFDQVCVDTETTGLEIHDSEIFGVSFGWFEGKALHSAYVALPNGGEASLNGDYADADAAAAMLQPLKKFLENKKAQKIGQNIKFDLQVFRRAGIEVQNYTDDTMLLSYLINPNVRRHNMDDLAEDYLQYKTVSFDELVGKGKNRMPIGTVPLDRLSHYACEDAEVTLALRDALLPKVESMQLVQVYHEIDVPLAKVLADIEYTGICIDAAHLAELAKVYKKKIAAAEKQIYKHAGEEFNIASTKQLQTILFEKLQIASSRKTEKGAMSTDQSVLEELKDAHPVIAPILEYRFYTKLLSTYVEALPGHVSKTTGRVHTSLSQVTAATGRLSSIDPNLQNIPVKGEEGANLRAAFVAAKGRKLLSLDYSQIELRILAHVSEDANLIAAYKNDEDIHDRAAYMLFRSRFNPKSGKFDGPGREVVFDVDQADLKKMKAIGEFAEFRSQAKVLNFSIVYGVTEFGLARNLSITRGEAKELMANYFAAFPGIKIYMQKVIDSAREKGYAENLFGRRRPLGDLKNANRFVREAAERLAINTPVQSTAADLIKKAMISIEREILNAKLESRMVLQIHDELLFEVAPGEEARLEKLAKHEMENVLKLKVPLKTSGAFGRNWNECKG from the coding sequence ATGAAATCCAAAAAACCAAAAACCAGTCTCATCATTATCGACGGCCATGCGATGGCCTACCGTGCGCACTTTGCATTTGCGGGGCAGAATCTGACCGACGCGCAGGGCAATGCGACCGAGACGGTTTTTGGTTTTTTTCGCATGGTCGCAAGGCTCATCGCAGACCGCAAACCGACGCACGTGGCCCTGTGCTTTGACCCGGGCCGTGAGCACAACCCGCGCTATGAACTTTTCCCCGACTACAAGGCGAACCGGCCACCGATGCCCGACGAGCTCAGGCGGCAGATCGACGACGTGCAGCAGATCGCGAAAGACCTGCACCTGCCGCCGCTGATTATCGAGGGCGCCGAGGCCGACGACACAATTGCGTCGCTGATCGAGCAGCACCGAGATGAGTTCGACCATATCGAAATTGTGTCGGGTGATAAAGACCTCTATAACATGCTGTACAAGAATGTGGTCATGCTGCGTTCCAAGAAAGGCGTCACCGAGTTTGAAGAGGTCGATGAGGCGTGGGTAAAGAATAAGATCGGCGTCACGCGCGAGCAGATACCCGATTACATGGCGCTTGTCGGCGACACCGCCGACAACGTGCCTGGCGTCAAAGGTGTGGGAGAAAAAACCGCGGCGAAGCTGATCGCTGATTACAAGAGTCTCGACAAGATTTACAAGAATATCGAAAAGGTCAAACCCGACGGACTCAGGGCAAAACTCGAAGCCAGCCGCGATAATGCCTATACCTCGCAGACTCTGGTGACGCTGCGCAAAGATATCGCGCTGCCGGTGAAACCCGCCGATCTGGTGCTGAACCTTTCTCCCGATGGTGCGAATCTTTTTCGCAAACGCGGGTTTAATACCGTGGCCAGCGAATGGGAAAAAATTCTCAAGGGCGGCGCGGTTGCCGAAGGCAAGGCAGCGCCAGCAGCTGAAATACCTGTGCGTAATTTTTGCCAGAATACCATTACAGTCAAAACCGTCGCAGAACTTGAAAAACTGCTGCAGCGCCTGTCGAAGTTCGACCAGGTCTGCGTCGACACGGAGACAACCGGGTTAGAGATTCATGACTCAGAGATTTTCGGTGTCTCGTTCGGGTGGTTTGAGGGTAAGGCATTGCACAGCGCCTATGTGGCATTGCCGAATGGCGGCGAAGCGAGCCTCAACGGTGACTATGCCGATGCCGACGCAGCAGCTGCAATGCTGCAACCGCTCAAGAAGTTTCTCGAAAACAAGAAAGCTCAAAAAATCGGTCAAAATATCAAGTTCGACCTGCAGGTTTTTCGTCGAGCGGGCATTGAAGTGCAAAACTACACCGACGATACGATGTTGCTTTCTTACCTCATTAACCCTAACGTGCGCCGGCACAATATGGACGATCTCGCCGAAGACTATCTGCAATACAAGACTGTCAGCTTTGACGAACTCGTGGGCAAAGGCAAGAACCGCATGCCGATCGGGACAGTGCCGTTAGATCGCCTCAGCCATTATGCATGCGAAGACGCAGAGGTGACACTGGCGCTGCGCGATGCTCTCTTGCCCAAAGTCGAATCAATGCAGCTCGTGCAGGTTTACCATGAAATCGATGTTCCGCTGGCCAAAGTTCTGGCCGACATCGAATACACCGGCATCTGTATCGACGCGGCGCACCTCGCCGAACTTGCAAAGGTCTATAAGAAAAAAATTGCGGCGGCAGAAAAGCAGATCTACAAACACGCAGGCGAAGAGTTCAACATCGCTTCGACGAAACAGCTGCAGACGATTCTTTTTGAGAAACTGCAAATCGCATCGAGCCGCAAGACAGAAAAAGGTGCGATGTCGACAGACCAGAGCGTGCTCGAAGAGTTAAAAGACGCGCACCCCGTGATCGCTCCTATTCTGGAATACCGGTTTTACACAAAACTTCTCAGCACTTACGTTGAGGCGCTGCCGGGGCATGTCAGCAAAACGACCGGGCGTGTGCACACGTCGCTTTCGCAGGTGACTGCCGCGACAGGCAGGCTTTCGAGCATCGACCCGAACCTGCAGAATATTCCGGTCAAAGGCGAAGAGGGCGCAAACCTCAGGGCGGCGTTCGTTGCCGCGAAGGGCCGCAAGTTGCTCAGCCTCGACTACAGCCAGATTGAACTGCGCATTCTCGCGCATGTGTCAGAAGACGCGAACCTCATCGCCGCGTATAAGAACGACGAAGACATTCACGACCGCGCCGCGTACATGCTGTTCCGTTCGCGCTTCAACCCCAAGAGCGGCAAGTTCGACGGGCCCGGGCGCGAAGTTGTTTTCGACGTCGACCAGGCGGATCTCAAAAAGATGAAAGCCATTGGCGAGTTCGCCGAGTTTCGCTCGCAGGCAAAAGTGCTCAATTTCTCGATCGTCTACGGAGTCACCGAGTTTGGGCTTGCGCGCAACCTGAGCATCACGCGTGGCGAAGCTAAAGAACTTATGGCGAATTATTTTGCGGCCTTTCCCGGAATCAAAATCTATATGCAAAAGGTGATCGATTCGGCGCGCGAGAAAGGTTATGCCGAAAATCTTTTCGGGCGCCGGCGCCCTTTGGGCGACCTCAAGAACGCCAACCGCTTTGTGCGCGAGGCCGCCGAGCGCCTGGCGATCAATACCCCGGTACAATCGACGGCGGCCGACCTGATCAAAAAGGCCATGATTTCCATTGAGCGGGAAATCCTCAACGCGAAACTCGAATCGCGTATGGTGCTGCAGATTCATGACGAACTGCTGTTCGAGGTTGCGCCGGGCGAAGAGGCGAGGCTCGAAAAGCTGGCAAAACACGAAATGGAGAACGTCTTGAAACTTAAGGTGCCGCTGAAAACCTCGGGCGCGTTCGGCCGCAACTGGAACGAATGTAAAGGATAG
- a CDS encoding HNH endonuclease yields the protein MSENYKFTAKDFYALLEKQKYTCPLTNRELTPESTRAELIIPKERGGQNAFENIYLVDRDVAKVKRSMLETEIFALALDIVKSMGRKRGYTLRKIAK from the coding sequence ATGAGCGAGAATTACAAATTCACGGCTAAAGATTTCTATGCATTGCTGGAAAAGCAAAAGTACACCTGTCCGCTAACAAACCGGGAATTAACCCCTGAGAGCACTCGGGCTGAATTAATCATTCCCAAAGAGCGCGGAGGACAAAACGCTTTCGAGAATATATATCTGGTGGACCGGGACGTAGCCAAGGTTAAGCGATCGATGTTAGAAACCGAGATCTTCGCTTTAGCCCTGGACATAGTGAAGTCTATGGGAAGAAAACGGGGATACACGCTCCGGAAAATAGCAAAGTGA
- a CDS encoding transposase, whose translation MAGLKIPLWMFGWALNESLERYPKVLTASEIQKRLGVAKNTATLIKRRLQLLAAEHLPKLNARIYQDLEKNLGNVNFPREDDKDLSKIIAGKAIPQVDTCALYSTSSRANGGRKRWKHGGLTASIYMSDKLGGEQKGILVQTLAWKNGPVIYQSVPDNRGETLRPMLDKYIPKNVPVFTDEGYKFYYRINKNHRMINHSLKSKDKRHRFSRERWSRHGINTQCVEGHNRNLKHNFGSGYGYIKPKWSQLYLDEYAFWRNVRYYGWEALLVGAGSEGRGAGSGGGELGNFSAQTTSRGEAASVGFVRNNYPRKTSKISESLPQHFYQALTLEDRKVKSQPLYRNRRDQRIQALLKTDSSGLLAAALKEFSEFWPGSQDFQRAKQKQYAHIAAVLWENLPGEGWCSLSEMLDEIDIDRKKSYRILRKWFALNLIELIDRSSPTAVNLKYEFDIRKKQPTLPDLLYVLDRSNLKEFNANARTLIPKTYVPKKARQK comes from the coding sequence TTGGCTGGGCTAAAAATTCCGCTGTGGATGTTTGGCTGGGCCCTTAATGAAAGTCTGGAGCGATACCCGAAAGTTTTAACTGCATCAGAAATCCAGAAGCGCCTGGGTGTTGCAAAGAACACCGCCACATTAATTAAACGCCGACTGCAGTTGTTGGCAGCAGAACATTTGCCGAAGCTCAATGCGCGGATTTACCAGGACCTGGAAAAGAATTTAGGCAACGTGAATTTTCCAAGAGAAGATGATAAGGACCTGTCTAAAATTATTGCTGGGAAAGCCATTCCGCAGGTTGATACTTGTGCGTTGTACTCCACTTCGTCCAGGGCGAATGGAGGCAGAAAACGCTGGAAACATGGGGGTTTAACGGCCTCTATATACATGTCTGATAAATTAGGCGGGGAGCAAAAAGGAATCCTGGTCCAGACCCTGGCCTGGAAAAACGGACCAGTAATCTACCAGTCAGTGCCCGACAACCGGGGTGAAACGTTGCGCCCGATGTTGGATAAATACATCCCAAAGAACGTCCCGGTGTTCACCGATGAAGGGTACAAGTTCTACTATCGCATAAATAAAAATCATAGAATGATAAACCACAGCTTGAAGAGCAAGGACAAACGCCATAGATTTAGTAGGGAGAGATGGTCGCGCCACGGAATTAATACGCAGTGCGTTGAAGGGCATAACCGGAATTTGAAACATAACTTTGGATCCGGGTATGGGTATATCAAGCCGAAGTGGAGTCAGTTGTATTTGGATGAGTATGCTTTTTGGCGTAACGTCAGGTATTATGGGTGGGAGGCGTTGCTGGTGGGCGCTGGGTCAGAGGGGCGTGGGGCGGGTTCGGGTGGTGGGGAGTTGGGGAATTTTTCCGCGCAAACCACATCACGCGGCGAAGCCGCGTCTGTGGGCTTTGTGAGGAATAATTATCCCCGTAAAACTTCCAAGATCTCAGAGAGTCTCCCTCAACATTTCTATCAAGCACTAACTCTTGAAGATCGGAAGGTCAAATCGCAACCACTCTATCGCAATCGCAGAGATCAACGTATCCAAGCTCTCCTAAAAACGGACAGCTCAGGCCTACTCGCAGCAGCTCTCAAAGAGTTCTCTGAGTTCTGGCCAGGATCCCAGGACTTCCAGAGAGCAAAGCAAAAACAGTACGCACATATCGCAGCAGTGCTTTGGGAAAACTTACCCGGTGAAGGCTGGTGTTCGTTGTCAGAAATGCTCGATGAAATTGACATTGATCGCAAGAAGTCGTATAGAATTCTCCGGAAATGGTTTGCCCTCAATCTTATTGAGCTTATTGATCGCTCAAGCCCTACGGCTGTTAATCTTAAATACGAATTCGACATCCGTAAGAAACAGCCGACTTTGCCTGATCTGCTCTATGTTTTAGATCGGAGTAATTTGAAAGAATTTAACGCGAATGCACGGACACTGATTCCTAAGACCTACGTCCCAAAGAAAGCGAGACAGAAATGA
- a CDS encoding tyrosine-type recombinase/integrase gives MPVLELDSFEIRPYSIAMSAIQVPNHAERTNELIAVLNLPRNYRWQIQDFLRYCEIRNLPVDAFSFRKAVDDLREKVRNHQVSAAKFNLFVAANRRLIIKSMEMQNASAIDIFAVTNLLREPAIKIPRSKTETDVLTIEEIEVLKRFATARGSLIIELLQITALRISEALTLSARLTKQGLCYRGSVLGKGHKMRDVYLPEDLYHRISSVFKGESLLFETRRGNRLDRHGVLKMLKVAAHKAVAAGAAGAELLEKARLHIFRHTFATNALSKGIDLYTLAQYMGHSQVQTLVDFYVKKRPNAETVLKVYEHVA, from the coding sequence ATGCCAGTTCTGGAGCTTGACAGTTTCGAGATTCGCCCCTATTCTATTGCGATGAGCGCTATCCAAGTACCTAATCATGCTGAGAGAACCAACGAGTTGATAGCAGTGCTAAACCTGCCGCGCAACTACCGCTGGCAGATTCAAGATTTTCTGCGGTATTGTGAAATCCGCAATCTACCTGTTGATGCCTTCAGTTTTCGCAAGGCTGTTGATGACCTGCGCGAGAAGGTACGCAACCACCAGGTATCGGCCGCCAAGTTCAACTTATTTGTCGCAGCCAATCGGCGACTTATCATCAAGAGCATGGAGATGCAGAATGCATCAGCCATTGATATATTCGCAGTAACGAACCTCTTGCGCGAACCAGCAATCAAGATACCGCGCTCGAAAACCGAAACAGATGTCCTGACGATTGAGGAGATCGAAGTCCTAAAGCGCTTCGCTACGGCGAGGGGATCACTCATTATCGAACTTCTACAGATAACGGCATTGCGAATTTCTGAGGCGCTTACTTTGTCTGCCAGGCTTACCAAGCAGGGTTTGTGCTACCGCGGCTCGGTACTGGGAAAAGGGCACAAGATGCGAGATGTCTACCTTCCTGAAGACCTCTACCACCGCATTTCATCAGTTTTTAAAGGGGAATCACTCCTTTTTGAGACGCGCCGCGGCAATAGACTCGATCGACATGGAGTACTCAAAATGTTGAAAGTTGCAGCCCATAAGGCAGTAGCTGCAGGAGCTGCGGGGGCTGAACTCTTGGAAAAGGCCAGACTCCACATCTTTCGCCATACTTTCGCAACGAACGCACTGAGCAAAGGCATAGACCTATACACGTTGGCTCAGTACATGGGGCATAGCCAAGTCCAGACCTTGGTGGACTTTTACGTCAAGAAGCGCCCGAATGCCGAGACAGTGCTCAAAGTCTACGAGCATGTCGCGTAG
- a CDS encoding ATP-binding protein: MNINPSGPLSQAEIDELLDGTIKHEYPISENDERLEHKQKKAFARLFRVSSKTGFYPTNLDYLEEMLQYQAQKFILMSASQKASSSITAYESLAHDFLFYNPDALTAARKINQALDIKIRQRLNLSQFIPGYVQIIQREKLKKRDAEILLIVFMLKLNNYEISLGQLADIYALGFKKRIEFKKYMRSTHSPIGKKLLYMRQNSNDEAAVLIHGDVFNMILGASLLEEEYMAYGILGSRPIAWESVVLPEEEKERIYSLVCHHTATRKRLQKWGYDRVASYGLATTILFQGKSGTGKTMFAHALATRLQKKVITADVNQVLDRLDSAPALRSLLIQARVQDAILFLDECERLLGSSHFRDSKITDVLKAIEEFDGIVILATNKPNDMDVAMRRRILHTLTFEVPGAIAREQIWRAHISRKTRLMGHINFRYLAEKYELTGGLIKNAVLIAAAMAVDRAPQKPAITQSDLEKAAEQQRRAGHEVLSGEDIAYHENYDLRALSYDTDVTRQINVLLTACRQRDEIWRKWGFADKFAHGTGLCALFNGPSGTGKTAAAYGIAAELGLPVRTIEFASLLSLWHGDTEHNVLRMFQKLKGKSEVVVFDECESLLTVRDGQASRTQSNIMNIFLRHLETFDGILIMTTNLKEELDTALERRILFRIDFKEPNAKIREQIWKNTVPSKAPVSGAIDWRRFAQEYQFTGGQIKNCLISAMYLALSDAASEITERHLRQACTQQAIGFDQRKQIGFSAVS, translated from the coding sequence ATGAACATCAATCCGAGCGGGCCACTGAGCCAAGCTGAGATCGATGAACTTCTGGATGGGACCATTAAGCACGAGTACCCGATATCTGAGAATGACGAGCGTCTAGAGCATAAGCAGAAGAAAGCATTCGCACGATTGTTCCGCGTCTCTTCCAAGACAGGATTTTATCCAACGAATCTTGACTACCTCGAGGAAATGTTACAATACCAAGCGCAGAAGTTTATTCTAATGAGCGCGTCACAAAAAGCATCATCAAGCATAACTGCATATGAATCGTTGGCGCATGATTTTCTGTTCTATAATCCCGATGCATTGACTGCAGCAAGAAAGATCAACCAGGCATTAGATATCAAAATCCGGCAACGTTTAAACCTGTCACAGTTTATACCAGGGTATGTTCAGATAATTCAGCGAGAGAAGCTGAAAAAGCGTGATGCAGAGATACTCTTGATAGTCTTCATGCTGAAATTGAACAACTATGAAATAAGTCTCGGTCAGCTGGCAGATATATACGCTCTGGGATTCAAGAAGCGAATTGAATTCAAAAAGTATATGCGGTCAACGCATTCTCCGATTGGCAAGAAGCTGCTATATATGCGGCAGAATTCAAACGATGAGGCAGCGGTTCTGATTCACGGTGATGTGTTTAATATGATTCTGGGAGCGAGCCTTCTGGAAGAAGAGTACATGGCTTATGGTATTCTGGGGAGCAGGCCAATCGCGTGGGAGAGTGTTGTTCTCCCTGAAGAAGAAAAGGAACGAATCTATTCGCTAGTCTGCCACCATACAGCTACGAGAAAGCGCCTCCAGAAATGGGGCTATGATCGTGTTGCGAGCTATGGGCTCGCCACGACTATTCTATTTCAGGGGAAGAGTGGTACGGGAAAGACGATGTTCGCGCATGCGCTCGCTACGCGACTTCAGAAGAAAGTGATCACGGCAGATGTGAATCAGGTATTGGATAGGCTTGATTCTGCGCCTGCATTGCGATCGTTATTGATTCAGGCGAGAGTACAGGATGCTATTCTCTTTTTAGATGAATGCGAAAGATTATTAGGGAGCAGCCACTTCAGGGATAGCAAGATTACAGATGTGCTTAAGGCCATAGAGGAGTTTGACGGCATCGTGATACTTGCCACGAACAAGCCTAATGACATGGATGTGGCGATGCGCAGGCGCATCTTACATACGCTGACATTCGAAGTACCAGGCGCGATTGCACGTGAGCAAATATGGCGTGCGCATATTTCGCGGAAAACACGTCTAATGGGTCACATCAACTTTCGCTACCTGGCTGAAAAATATGAGCTTACTGGAGGATTAATCAAAAACGCCGTTTTAATCGCAGCAGCCATGGCGGTAGACAGAGCGCCACAAAAACCAGCAATTACGCAATCTGATTTAGAAAAAGCGGCAGAACAGCAGCGTCGAGCAGGTCACGAAGTGCTGTCAGGTGAGGATATCGCGTACCATGAGAACTATGACCTTCGAGCTCTTTCTTATGACACAGACGTGACGCGACAAATCAACGTTCTCCTGACAGCTTGTCGCCAGCGAGACGAAATCTGGCGAAAATGGGGCTTTGCAGACAAGTTCGCGCACGGTACAGGTCTATGCGCCTTGTTTAACGGACCTTCGGGTACAGGCAAAACGGCAGCAGCGTACGGCATTGCCGCCGAACTGGGGCTGCCTGTGCGGACCATAGAATTCGCCAGTTTACTCAGTTTGTGGCATGGCGACACAGAGCATAATGTACTCCGAATGTTTCAGAAGCTCAAGGGCAAATCCGAGGTGGTAGTCTTTGACGAGTGTGAATCTCTGCTCACAGTTCGTGACGGACAGGCCTCGCGTACTCAGTCGAATATCATGAATATTTTCCTGAGGCACCTCGAGACTTTTGACGGAATTCTCATCATGACAACCAATCTGAAAGAAGAACTAGATACGGCGCTTGAAAGACGTATCCTGTTCCGTATTGATTTCAAAGAACCAAATGCCAAAATTCGGGAACAAATCTGGAAGAATACCGTCCCGTCTAAGGCTCCAGTTTCTGGGGCGATCGATTGGCGCAGGTTTGCGCAGGAGTACCAGTTTACTGGCGGGCAGATTAAGAACTGCTTGATATCAGCTATGTACCTTGCTCTCTCTGATGCGGCATCTGAAATCACGGAGCGTCACCTGCGGCAAGCCTGTACGCAGCAAGCCATAGGCTTCGATCAACGTAAGCAGATCGGTTTCTCTGCTGTTTCTTAG